The DNA region AACATTGACCTTACATTTGTAAGTAAATAAGAGAACGTTAATATTCTGAATATCACTTACTATGGATCCTTTAAGTTTGTTACTAACGTGATTCGTGTATTTCTTGTAAATATTGAACTGATTCTAttgtcatattaaatattatttacagacATCCGCAGAAAAATTGCAACCGGAAACCCTAAATGGCTCCGTAGATTCCGGAACTGATGCTTCACTTGAGTTTGGATCCCCAAAACTCCAAGAATCTCAAGATTTGATTGCAACAGAATTGCCTCAGGAAGTTACAGAACAAGTATTTGTGGATAAATCAAGTTATGTAACTGAAGCGTCCACCATAACAGGTAATTCTATATTCCCATTACTCATAAGACTATGttgcaattaattttgatgataattattatatttaattgtctaGCACAAGAAGAATCTGTGATAGAACCTCAGGTTGTAGAAACCACAACGGTACTAGCTGAAGTtcctattttaattattcaagaCAACGCAGAATCTACACTTGCCGCTAGTTTTGTTGAAAATGGGGATGGTACAGTTAACGAGACTCCGTTACCTGTCGAAGTAACATCTACTTCAGATGTTCAAAATTCAGTTGAAGCAGATGTAAACACCGATGATTCTGCTACAAATGAGACCAAAGATAATTTGGTAGAGCCCATTGAGTCTCTCAACAGCCTGACTGCCGTTAAAGCAGAATTAGAACAAACTGTCCAACAAATAGtacaaaattttgaaaaatctaTAGAAAAAGTTTCAGAAAACATTGTTCAAAATGACAGAAAAGTTGAAGAAAGTGGTGTAAAAATAGAGCAAACTGAACAAAACGCTGAAGAAAAACAGGTAATCGAACAAAACATTCAAAACTTTAGTGAAAATACCCAAAACGCTGAACATATTGAACAAGCGGAAGAAAAAACTGAAGAAAATGAACAAAAAACACTTGAACAGGTAGTTCAAAACATTCCAGAGGTATTGACATATGTGAACAACGATATAACACAGcaggtaattaatttattacttattagtatgaagtctatacaattttaaagaaatttacttATAGATACTGGtataatatgtgtatttttttaaaatttcgcAATTTTAGGTTGAAAAAACTGAAAGCCAAAATGTAGAGTCGTCATATCCAGAGTTCTCTGAGTAAgtgaaataacattaatttagtAGTGTTTCCATAACATAATTAACATTTCGTTATTATTAAAGGTCTTTGGAGCAAGCCCCTGAAGGATTTTTAGAGTACGGCCCACCTGGATTTAAGGAATACGGACCTCCCAAGGAGGACGAGCTATCTACAGCAACAGCAGAGGTACtgatattgattattttaatatcgacAGGTTAGGCGTTTagcaaattttaatagaattagtTATTATggaagaaatttaataaagatttttaaatctttctgTTAGAGCTTTTATAGTTGACGTATCTCTTAAGTTTATATGCATCATACGTAAATTATAGACTACCGATCGATATGAAtggcttaatttttttcaggAACTTCACTCAGAAGCTGAATCCTTTGAATCTACAAATGAAACAAGAAGGAGACGTTTTTCTCCAAAATTCAAGTAACTAACAcgcaatttttgtttaatcctACAGTTTTAAAgtcaaagtttaatttaaataaaaaaaatagatattttaagtaatttactaTCTATATGATTATTACCTTAAACATATTCAACATGTTAGCATTTTTTCAACGCGtgtaaaataatctttacgtacattacatattttttatttttttccaggCCTACTAAAAGCCACTAAGCGACACATATCTACGGACGAAAGAAACATTATCTGTGACGTGcttaattgattaatttgttaatttagatACTATATAGAACCGATCCAATATATAGCAATAAGCAATATCAGAAACAATATAGTAAGCTCTAGATCTACCAGCTAACAGTCAAATCACAAGAAATAAACACGGGTTTATAGTTACTTACTTAACGTAACTTCTTATATCACAATGTTATCTATGAAAGAATAATTCTTAATCTACTACTCTATCTTACTAagctatgaattattattagagtTCCCTGAGAGTTTCATAAGAGTTTGTAGCGACACATTCGGCTAACTACAAAACAGTACGTCATACCCCTCGCGCAATCAAAGTTATTCCGACCCCTaaggatatattatatagaacttGTCAACTTTCTCTACTGGGGCCTTAAGGGTAATCCAGTCTGTGGTACATCTGATCGAGAATACTCCCGTTATTTTGACACACCTTCACAAGTCCTCCATAAGTCGAATAGctctatttaaattcaaaatcatttatttatttaggtaacacaatgtatagATACCgacaaacatcttgaacaaatgtcgaagcgatttttaggtatcacagGGAGGGGGGAGGGGGGCGGTGCTGCGCGTCGGGGAAGACTGACGtatcgatcgcgtgattggtaaatcgggtgacgtttgtgtcccgcgctgtgtgcaaactttcccccactccctttaatgctcaagaagtttgccggtatctttacacttatgaacctcaatacataaatacatattaaatgccaaatgcttctaattgaacatttactgccagttctcaaatatAGGGCGTAAAACGgatgagaagaactggcaataaaccgccagtctttttaatcgccaagtttattgttttacacaatgtaaggagctgcaaccattacctATATCATATTCCACATGAGATCTTAGGTAATtcatagttaattaataataaaaaatataaaaacaaatatttgtcctctatcagcagtaagcatggtgaaataggagcgcTCTTATATTGTCGTAGGAACAAAACTCAAATACATAgatgaaataactaacatcatcCCAAATACACGAATTTAAGTCCGAGCAATCTATTGTGAAGCAATTAAACGCTTACAACTTATATCTTGCGGTAGTAAAACAGagatttttcgaaaaaatattatactattttataagCATTTCGGGTTTTGCATGTGGCGACACTTATACTGTCAgtattaaaagattatttacttcaatataataagatttattgttttaaaaaataagccTTTAACtctattttaacaaatctatgtacttatttaaccaataaatattatttgggACTCAAAATTGTTTCTTGTCTTAATCTTTTAACCTTATTAAACGTGTTTAAAtccaataacaataattttcctTTATCCGAgtcataattttctttttggcTGATGAATTTTGAAATTGATGTGTAATAGAGATTTATCCAAACCGATTGATAACTTTCCTCATTTCGTCCAGATGTTTGTCAGTCTGTGgagaaaaaaataatcgttatgttattttaagacCAGCACTTTAGACAATTATGTTAACTGATTAACTATCGGTGATTTAATAACACGACTGAAGGAACTGGCTTCTGGATAACAGTTAACAGTTTTGGTGATTTAATAACAACTGAACGAAAGGGGTTCTGGATAACAGGCACAGAATGATGAAAGCAAGAGACAAGGAATATGTATACCAATTTCCTAGTAAATCTTAGTAGGGCTTTAGGTCAGAGGAAACCTTCAATGGCTCAGAAGCTTCTGGTACCAATTCACAGAAACACATTCTTTAATAACcaattttatcttaatttttacttGTAGTCtggactttttttttatagaacagggggcaaacgggcaggaggccatcgatgttaagtgataccgcctccCATGGACACTGTCAATTCcaagggctcgcgagtgcgttggtGGACTTGTTTATAAGATACTTTATCAAATGAGTCTTAATCAGCATACcggaatattatttttatcccAATGAATGTCCtttctttgtttttgtgtCTGTGATGGACCACTGGAGAACAGCGAGAGCTGCACATTACTTGGACAAGGACAGTATTCCACAAGTTTATTcacatctaaaatattttggtcGGGATACAAATCATAGTCTCGATTAATACTGTcaattctgaaaaaaaatttattatcgttttttttcataaacgCTTTCGCAACTTAAATTATcctatttgtttataacaaaacCATGTACCCATATCTTCCGATTTCAGGCGCGTCTGGAGGAGCTGTCAAGCTGACAGTATTGGGACTACAAGCAATTAGAGTGAGTTTTACTCCCGCAATttatgactcccgtatgtcaaagtCCAATGCGATTTTTGACATATGGGAGTCACACTTAAGGTTTAGTCCTAATTCTGATAACCCTTAGTGTTACTACAATCTCACTGAATCTTACAGCTAAATTcgaattaaacataaataaattgttgacaatatcttatgtaatgcgaattaaatatgtatatatatatatatatatgttttagaaAGAAGTTAAGGAATAAACTGCGTTAGtttatctgttttttttttcttaaaaacagATACTATTTAAAAGAGACCAAGTATAACACGAAACATACGAACGGGTTTATTACTCACGTTAATGCCGCGGGAAGCAATAACAATATAAGACTGAAATTCATCCTTTATTGCTCTACCTTCTCTGTTTAAGTGAAGACTGGTTTGggaaatacacaaaaatacttcgatttttatatactttcatCCCAGCctgatattattatgataatgatattcaaattatgttattactat from Pieris brassicae chromosome 2, ilPieBrab1.1, whole genome shotgun sequence includes:
- the LOC123720129 gene encoding ring-infected erythrocyte surface antigen-like, whose protein sequence is MKVLALLCLALGSVTARGSGPYLPSGWRPDGPAFYLPSKQASTDPLKDLILHGSEASGSDSLREYGPPKLSQEVIKQNLPNENIDLTFTSAEKLQPETLNGSVDSGTDASLEFGSPKLQESQDLIATELPQEVTEQVFVDKSSYVTEASTITAQEESVIEPQVVETTTVLAEVPILIIQDNAESTLAASFVENGDGTVNETPLPVEVTSTSDVQNSVEADVNTDDSATNETKDNLVEPIESLNSLTAVKAELEQTVQQIVQNFEKSIEKVSENIVQNDRKVEESGVKIEQTEQNAEEKQVIEQNIQNFSENTQNAEHIEQAEEKTEENEQKTLEQVVQNIPEVLTYVNNDITQQVEKTESQNVESSYPEFSESLEQAPEGFLEYGPPGFKEYGPPKEDELSTATAEELHSEAESFESTNETRRRRFSPKFKPTKSH